A single region of the Streptomyces sp. AM 4-1-1 genome encodes:
- a CDS encoding pentapeptide repeat-containing protein translates to MSQRTPHAARPDLQADCGNCFGLCCVALPFARSADFAANKAAGTPCGNLQEDYRCGIHERLRDSGYPGCTVFDCFGAGQKVSQVTFAGRGWREEPGTARTMYEVFPVMRQLHELLRYATEALDLAAAGPVHRDLRRAVERLDALTRDTAGTLLATDVAALRAEVNTLLLRASELVRAGVPGRKKDHRGADLMGARLRGAGLRGASLRGSCLIAADLSGADLRDADLIGADLRDADLAGADLTGALFLTQAQLNAARGDRATRLPAGLERPRHWTASA, encoded by the coding sequence TTGTCACAGCGAACGCCCCACGCCGCCCGCCCAGACCTTCAGGCCGATTGCGGGAACTGTTTCGGCCTGTGCTGCGTGGCACTGCCGTTCGCCCGCTCGGCGGACTTCGCCGCGAACAAGGCGGCGGGCACTCCGTGCGGCAATCTCCAGGAGGACTACCGCTGCGGCATCCACGAGCGGCTGCGCGACAGCGGCTATCCGGGCTGCACGGTCTTCGACTGCTTCGGGGCCGGCCAGAAGGTCTCCCAGGTCACGTTCGCAGGCCGCGGCTGGCGTGAGGAACCCGGTACGGCCCGCACGATGTACGAGGTCTTCCCGGTCATGCGGCAGCTGCACGAGCTGCTGCGGTACGCCACCGAAGCCCTGGACCTCGCGGCGGCCGGGCCCGTCCACCGGGACCTGCGCCGGGCCGTTGAACGCCTCGACGCACTGACCCGGGACACGGCCGGGACCCTCCTCGCGACGGACGTGGCGGCGCTGCGCGCGGAGGTGAACACACTTCTGCTGCGAGCCAGTGAGCTCGTCCGCGCCGGCGTGCCCGGCCGCAAGAAGGATCACCGCGGCGCCGACCTCATGGGAGCCCGTCTGCGTGGAGCCGGGCTGCGCGGGGCGAGCCTGCGCGGTTCCTGTCTGATCGCCGCCGACCTCTCGGGCGCCGATCTGCGTGACGCCGACCTGATCGGGGCCGACCTGCGCGACGCCGATCTGGCCGGCGCCGATCTGACCGGAGCGCTCTTCCTCACCCAGGCCCAGCTCAACGCCGCCCGCGGTGATCGGGCGACCAGGCTCCCGGCGGGCCTGGAGCGTCCACGGCACTGGACCGCCTCCGCCTGA
- a CDS encoding helix-turn-helix transcriptional regulator, with amino-acid sequence MSVETAQAVESWAEFGRHLRSRRRRAGFTQLQLGRRVGYHHTLISKLEGGLREPPIGLVRRLDSVLETGGELAAIVAAPREVPPGPGRLLADPTLFAPIPGVDAPGDQDVLDPLLWPSRLPAEGLACPLHGNAGCAVPDRREVPALVNGLASPHDRFTDDAGTESELLHGLTAVLACLIREALHHVTADGVATVERLLRVVVRWAEEVNSNGRLPYGQLRLAAQYAQVAGRLRMQRGQSSIGMAWFGHGLRWADAVHDAPARATLLSDMCTLVRLDQDAGSTLVYARAIGAVDAQRRWIATLSSLYQARGHALNRDAAECRRHITMARRKFARLDQRDRLEAPWLSGAEGEMRVESAIGGALRDLAATTGDRGTARRAVDATELSRARLPPLMRATRLLLTLRLADCWACAGDPGAAVALAAPVLKEAVRSQELMITAELRGLHGRLTGKWGDLPEVREYREQLLDAGV; translated from the coding sequence ATGTCCGTCGAAACAGCGCAGGCAGTGGAGTCGTGGGCGGAGTTCGGCCGGCACTTGAGGTCCAGGCGCCGACGGGCCGGGTTCACCCAACTGCAGCTCGGCCGGAGAGTGGGGTACCACCACACCCTCATCAGCAAACTCGAAGGCGGCCTCCGGGAGCCGCCGATCGGTCTGGTGCGCCGGCTCGACTCCGTTCTGGAGACCGGCGGCGAGCTGGCCGCGATCGTCGCCGCGCCACGCGAAGTGCCGCCCGGCCCCGGCCGTCTTCTGGCTGACCCGACACTCTTCGCCCCGATACCCGGCGTGGACGCCCCCGGCGACCAGGACGTGCTGGACCCGCTCCTGTGGCCGTCGCGGCTGCCCGCCGAGGGGCTCGCGTGTCCGCTGCACGGCAACGCGGGCTGCGCGGTGCCCGACCGGCGTGAGGTACCGGCCCTCGTCAACGGGTTGGCCTCGCCGCACGACCGATTCACCGATGACGCGGGCACGGAGTCCGAGCTGCTGCACGGGCTCACCGCCGTCCTGGCCTGCCTGATCCGTGAGGCGCTGCACCACGTCACCGCCGACGGTGTGGCCACCGTGGAACGGCTGCTGCGCGTCGTGGTGCGGTGGGCCGAGGAGGTCAACTCCAACGGGCGCCTGCCGTACGGGCAGTTGCGGCTCGCCGCTCAGTACGCCCAGGTCGCCGGACGGCTGCGGATGCAGCGCGGCCAGAGCAGCATCGGCATGGCCTGGTTCGGCCACGGTCTGCGGTGGGCGGACGCCGTCCACGACGCCCCGGCGCGAGCGACCCTGCTCAGCGACATGTGCACCCTGGTACGGCTCGACCAGGACGCCGGATCGACGCTCGTGTACGCGCGGGCCATCGGCGCGGTGGACGCCCAGCGCCGGTGGATCGCCACCCTCTCGTCCCTGTACCAGGCGCGCGGGCACGCGCTCAACCGCGACGCCGCCGAGTGCCGCAGACACATCACCATGGCCCGGCGCAAGTTCGCCCGGCTCGACCAGCGGGACCGTCTGGAGGCGCCCTGGCTGTCCGGCGCCGAGGGCGAGATGCGGGTGGAGTCGGCGATCGGCGGAGCCCTGCGCGACCTCGCCGCGACGACCGGCGACCGCGGGACGGCCCGGCGGGCCGTCGACGCCACCGAGCTGTCGCGCGCCCGGCTGCCGCCCCTGATGCGCGCGACCCGGCTGCTGCTCACCCTGCGCCTCGCCGACTGCTGGGCGTGTGCGGGCGACCCCGGCGCGGCGGTCGCCCTGGCGGCCCCGGTGCTCAAGGAGGCCGTGCGCTCACAGGAGTTGATGATCACCGCCGAGCTGCGCGGGCTGCACGGCAGACTCACCGGGAAATGGGGCGACCTTCCGGAGGTCAGGGAGTACCGCGAACAGCTGCTGGACGCGGGGGTTTGA
- a CDS encoding M20/M25/M40 family metallo-hydrolase, whose translation MLRKMAVAGISLAVTLGGVVVPASFASASAPAAASPASKPTPVAMAVSAADQAARSGVDALAKGPEEQYDRAQVTPWVKGLYSVAYERTYRGLPVVGGDAVVLADGNGKVRSVHSATKARISVSTKAGITADQAVATSRAQLPSVDKVDSKRLVVRVKDNVSTLAWETVLTGRTKANVPSTLHVFVDARTGKVVDSYDDVRAGTGNSKWNGPNPLTIDTSRSGSNYVLKDTTRPGLQCSDYNGGVFTKATDSWGTGNPTSRETGCVDVMFAAQKEWDMLRDWLGRNGHNGNGGSWPVRVGLNDLNAYWDGSTITIGHNSANEWIAGIDVVGHEFGHGLDQYTPGGANNERGLGEGTGDIMGALTEAYANEPAPYDTPDYTVGEMINLQGRGPIRNMYNPSLVSNDPNCYSASIPSTEEHKAAGPLNHWFYLLAEGSNPGGGKPSSPTCNNQQVTGVGIQNAGKVFYGGMLLKTSGMTYKRYRTATLSSAKSLDASCGLFNATKAAWDAVSLPAQAGDPTCTSQQTDFSLALSPSSGNVEAGSSASATVNTSTVSGSAQQVSLTASGTPAGVNVSFSPATVTSGGNSTMTVSTSASAAAGTYSITVTGTAGTKTHTAQYTLKVGGGNTPTTPPDVDVAKVQAHLTQLNTIATQNGGNRRSTGAGYTASLAYVKGKLQAAGYTVTEQTCTSGCTAGSGNNLIAEWPQGNANSVYMFGAHLDSVSAGPGINDNGSGSAALLEAALTLAQNNPTMTNRVRFAWWTDEEAGMKGSDFYARTLATTERAKIKAYYNFDMVASTNAGYFINNVNSAASVPMKEYWTSLNLAPQENVEGQGRSDDYSFQKVGVPTSGYATGASAVKSAAEAAKWGGTAGRGYDPCYHSSCDTTSNINATALNRSVDGIAYTIWKTSVGDTPAPTNDFSISANPSSGTVQAGSSATVTVSTATTSGNAQNVSLSASGAPNGVSVSFSPSSVTSGQSSSATVQVAAGTVGGTYTLTFTGTGAVSHTTTYTLTVPGGGGGETSWQLGGTYKAGDVVTYNGVSYRCLQGHTAYQGWEPPNVPALWQAI comes from the coding sequence ATGCTTAGAAAGATGGCGGTGGCCGGGATATCCCTGGCCGTGACGCTCGGGGGGGTGGTGGTGCCGGCCTCCTTCGCCTCGGCCTCGGCTCCGGCCGCCGCATCCCCCGCGAGCAAGCCGACCCCCGTCGCGATGGCCGTCTCCGCCGCCGACCAGGCCGCGCGCAGCGGTGTCGACGCACTCGCCAAGGGGCCCGAGGAGCAGTACGACCGCGCCCAGGTCACGCCCTGGGTGAAGGGCCTGTACTCCGTCGCGTACGAGCGCACCTACCGCGGTCTGCCCGTCGTGGGCGGCGACGCGGTCGTCCTCGCCGACGGCAACGGAAAGGTCCGCTCGGTCCACTCCGCCACCAAGGCCCGGATCTCGGTCTCCACCAAGGCCGGGATCACGGCGGACCAGGCGGTCGCGACCAGCCGCGCCCAGCTCCCGTCGGTTGACAAGGTCGACTCCAAGCGCCTCGTGGTCCGGGTCAAGGACAACGTCTCCACGCTCGCGTGGGAGACCGTGCTGACCGGACGCACCAAGGCGAACGTGCCCAGCACACTGCACGTCTTCGTGGACGCGCGCACCGGCAAGGTCGTCGACAGCTACGACGACGTGCGGGCGGGCACCGGCAACAGCAAGTGGAACGGCCCGAACCCCCTGACCATCGACACCTCCCGGTCGGGCAGCAACTACGTGCTGAAGGACACCACCCGCCCCGGGCTCCAGTGCTCCGACTACAACGGCGGCGTGTTCACCAAGGCCACCGACAGCTGGGGCACCGGTAACCCCACGAGCAGGGAAACCGGTTGCGTCGACGTGATGTTCGCGGCGCAAAAAGAATGGGACATGCTCAGGGACTGGCTCGGCCGCAACGGCCACAACGGCAACGGCGGCAGCTGGCCGGTGCGCGTGGGCCTCAACGACCTGAACGCGTACTGGGACGGCTCCACGATCACCATCGGCCACAACAGCGCCAACGAGTGGATCGCCGGAATCGACGTGGTGGGCCACGAGTTCGGCCACGGCCTCGACCAGTACACCCCCGGCGGCGCGAACAACGAGCGCGGCCTGGGCGAGGGTACCGGCGACATCATGGGCGCCCTGACCGAGGCGTACGCCAACGAGCCGGCCCCGTACGACACCCCCGACTACACCGTCGGCGAGATGATCAACCTCCAGGGCCGCGGTCCGATCCGCAACATGTACAACCCGAGCCTGGTCAGCAACGACCCCAACTGCTACTCCGCGTCGATCCCCTCGACCGAGGAGCACAAGGCGGCCGGACCGCTGAACCACTGGTTCTACCTGCTGGCCGAGGGGTCCAACCCCGGCGGCGGCAAGCCCTCCAGCCCCACCTGCAACAACCAGCAGGTGACCGGCGTGGGCATCCAGAACGCCGGCAAGGTCTTCTACGGCGGCATGCTGCTCAAGACCAGCGGCATGACGTACAAGCGCTACCGCACCGCCACGCTGAGTTCGGCGAAGAGCCTGGACGCCAGCTGTGGTCTGTTCAACGCGACCAAGGCGGCCTGGGACGCGGTCAGCCTTCCGGCCCAGGCCGGTGACCCGACCTGCACCTCGCAGCAGACCGACTTCTCGCTGGCGCTCAGCCCGTCCTCGGGCAACGTCGAGGCGGGATCGTCGGCGAGCGCCACGGTCAACACCAGCACCGTCTCCGGCAGCGCCCAGCAGGTCTCGCTGACCGCGTCGGGCACCCCCGCGGGTGTGAACGTCTCCTTCAGCCCGGCGACGGTCACCTCCGGCGGCAACTCCACGATGACGGTCTCCACCTCGGCCTCCGCGGCCGCCGGGACCTACTCGATCACCGTCACGGGCACCGCGGGCACCAAGACCCACACCGCCCAGTACACGCTGAAGGTCGGTGGCGGCAACACCCCGACCACCCCGCCGGACGTCGACGTGGCCAAGGTGCAGGCGCACCTGACGCAGCTCAACACCATCGCCACGCAGAACGGTGGTAACCGCCGCTCCACCGGCGCCGGTTACACCGCCTCGCTCGCGTACGTCAAGGGCAAGCTCCAGGCCGCCGGTTACACCGTCACCGAGCAGACCTGCACCTCCGGCTGCACCGCCGGCTCGGGCAACAACCTGATCGCCGAATGGCCGCAGGGCAACGCCAACAGCGTCTACATGTTCGGCGCGCACCTCGACAGCGTGTCGGCCGGTCCGGGCATCAACGACAACGGCTCCGGTTCCGCCGCGCTCCTGGAGGCGGCGCTGACCCTGGCGCAGAACAACCCGACGATGACCAACCGGGTCCGGTTCGCGTGGTGGACCGACGAGGAAGCGGGCATGAAGGGCTCCGACTTCTACGCCCGGACGCTCGCCACCACCGAGCGCGCCAAGATCAAGGCGTACTACAACTTCGACATGGTCGCCTCGACCAACGCCGGTTACTTCATCAACAACGTGAACTCGGCGGCCTCGGTCCCGATGAAGGAGTACTGGACCTCGCTCAACCTCGCCCCGCAGGAGAACGTCGAGGGCCAGGGCCGTTCGGACGACTACTCCTTCCAGAAGGTCGGTGTCCCGACCTCGGGCTACGCCACCGGTGCTTCGGCCGTGAAGTCCGCTGCCGAGGCCGCCAAGTGGGGCGGCACCGCGGGCCGCGGCTACGACCCGTGCTACCACTCCTCCTGTGACACCACCAGCAACATCAACGCCACCGCGCTGAACCGCAGCGTCGACGGCATCGCCTACACGATCTGGAAGACCTCCGTCGGGGACACGCCCGCGCCGACGAACGACTTCTCGATCTCCGCCAACCCGTCCTCGGGCACGGTCCAGGCCGGTTCCTCCGCCACGGTCACCGTCTCCACCGCCACCACCAGTGGCAACGCGCAGAACGTGAGCCTGTCGGCGTCGGGTGCGCCGAACGGTGTGAGCGTGTCGTTCAGCCCGTCCTCGGTGACCTCGGGCCAGTCCTCCTCCGCCACCGTCCAGGTCGCGGCGGGCACGGTCGGCGGGACCTACACCCTGACCTTCACCGGTACGGGTGCGGTCAGCCACACCACCACCTACACCCTGACGGTGCCCGGCGGTGGCGGCGGGGAGACCAGCTGGCAGCTGGGCGGCACCTACAAGGCGGGTGACGTCGTGACGTACAACGGCGTCAGCTACCGGTGCCTCCAGGGCCACACCGCCTACCAGGGCTGGGAGCCGCCGAACGTTCCCGCCCTGTGGCAGGCCATCTGA
- a CDS encoding gamma-glutamyl-gamma-aminobutyrate hydrolase family protein (Members of this family of hydrolases with an active site Cys residue belong to MEROPS family C26.) encodes MSRPVRPLIAIPARFAAGTSALRYAAEVNARALVEAVWRAGGEPATIHPHAPDGSADPGEVADRLGRFDGVLLPGGGDIAPGRYGAGPAHESVYDVDDQQDGFDLEAARQALRLGMPLLAVCRGLQVVNTVLGGTLAQDMGGPEREHRHVVHPVELAPGSVVARAAGVGKVDVSCYHHQRVERLGRGLRVCATAADGTVEALELPSNEGWFTGVQWHPEDTAHHDRAQHGLFDALVREAGSRAR; translated from the coding sequence GTGAGCCGTCCCGTACGGCCGCTGATCGCGATCCCGGCCCGCTTCGCCGCCGGGACGTCCGCCCTTCGGTACGCCGCCGAGGTCAACGCCCGCGCACTGGTCGAGGCGGTCTGGCGGGCGGGCGGCGAGCCCGCGACGATCCATCCGCACGCGCCCGACGGCAGCGCCGATCCCGGCGAGGTGGCCGACCGGCTCGGGCGCTTCGACGGGGTGCTGCTGCCCGGGGGCGGGGACATCGCCCCCGGCCGGTACGGCGCCGGACCGGCCCATGAGAGCGTCTACGACGTCGACGACCAGCAGGACGGTTTCGATCTGGAGGCCGCCCGGCAGGCACTGCGACTGGGGATGCCGCTGCTGGCGGTCTGCCGCGGCCTCCAGGTCGTGAACACCGTGCTGGGCGGCACCCTGGCCCAGGACATGGGGGGCCCGGAACGCGAGCACCGTCATGTCGTGCACCCGGTCGAGCTGGCGCCGGGCTCGGTCGTCGCACGGGCGGCGGGTGTCGGGAAGGTGGACGTCTCCTGCTACCACCACCAGCGCGTCGAGCGCCTGGGCCGGGGCCTGAGGGTCTGCGCCACCGCTGCCGACGGGACCGTCGAAGCGCTCGAACTCCCGTCGAACGAGGGCTGGTTCACCGGAGTTCAGTGGCATCCGGAGGACACCGCGCACCACGATCGCGCCCAGCATGGCCTTTTCGACGCTCTCGTACGGGAGGCCGGGTCGCGCGCCCGGTGA
- a CDS encoding aldehyde dehydrogenase: MLDATHEELLSRAKSLDLPSYHHIDGKDEAGGGAAFPVVSPRDGRVLTRVADAREAEVGLAVAAARAAFDSGPWPRMAPVERGRVLLRVADSLERHRERLALTVSLEMGKPVTDAYDIELRAAVNTFRWYGQLADKLTDEAPHTAPDALALVTREPAGVVGAVVPWNFPLTLASWKVAPALAAGCTVVLKPSESSPLSALLLGRLATEAGLPPGVLNVVTGDGPTAGRAIGLHPGVDVLAFTGSTAVGRHFLRYAADSNLKRVWLELGGKSPNIILPDAPDLAKAAATAAWGIFFNQGEMCTAPSRLLVHSSVAEQVTEAVVDHARALRVGDPLDPATEMGALVGEDHLRRVLAHVGDGREEGARLRCGGARTLTGSGGSFMEPTVFDRVAPGSRLAREEIFGPVLSVLTFDGLDEAVALANATEYGLAAGVWTSDLSTAHKVSRALRAGTVWVNCYEEGDLTVPFGGMKQSGNGRDKSAHALEKYTELKTTWIQL, translated from the coding sequence ATGCTGGACGCCACCCACGAGGAACTGCTGTCCCGGGCGAAGTCGCTGGACCTGCCCTCGTACCACCACATCGACGGGAAGGACGAGGCGGGCGGCGGCGCCGCCTTCCCGGTCGTCTCACCCCGTGACGGGCGGGTCCTGACCCGGGTCGCCGACGCGCGGGAGGCGGAGGTCGGCCTTGCCGTCGCCGCGGCCCGTGCCGCGTTCGACTCGGGCCCCTGGCCGCGCATGGCCCCCGTGGAGCGCGGGCGGGTCCTGCTGCGCGTCGCGGATTCGCTGGAGCGGCACCGCGAGCGGCTGGCGCTGACCGTCAGTCTGGAGATGGGCAAGCCCGTCACCGACGCGTACGACATCGAACTGCGCGCCGCCGTCAACACGTTCCGCTGGTACGGGCAGTTGGCGGACAAGCTCACCGACGAGGCCCCGCACACCGCGCCGGACGCGCTCGCGCTCGTCACCCGGGAGCCGGCGGGTGTCGTCGGCGCCGTCGTGCCCTGGAACTTCCCCCTGACGCTGGCCTCCTGGAAGGTCGCCCCGGCGCTCGCCGCGGGATGCACCGTCGTCCTGAAGCCCTCGGAGTCCTCACCGCTGTCCGCGCTGCTGCTCGGACGGCTGGCGACCGAGGCGGGGCTGCCGCCGGGGGTGCTCAACGTCGTCACCGGCGACGGTCCGACGGCGGGACGCGCCATCGGACTGCACCCGGGCGTCGACGTCCTGGCGTTCACCGGCTCCACCGCCGTCGGGCGGCACTTCCTGCGGTACGCGGCCGACTCCAATCTCAAGCGGGTCTGGCTGGAGCTCGGAGGCAAGTCGCCCAACATCATCCTCCCGGACGCCCCCGATCTGGCGAAGGCCGCCGCCACCGCGGCCTGGGGCATCTTCTTCAACCAGGGTGAGATGTGCACCGCCCCCTCGCGGCTGCTGGTGCACTCCTCGGTCGCCGAGCAGGTGACCGAGGCCGTCGTGGACCACGCCCGTGCGCTGCGGGTCGGAGATCCCCTCGATCCCGCGACGGAGATGGGCGCGCTCGTCGGCGAGGACCATCTGCGGCGGGTGCTGGCCCATGTCGGGGACGGCCGGGAGGAGGGCGCGCGGCTGCGCTGCGGCGGCGCGCGGACCCTGACCGGTTCGGGCGGCAGCTTCATGGAGCCGACCGTCTTCGACCGGGTCGCGCCGGGGTCCCGGCTGGCCCGCGAGGAGATCTTCGGGCCGGTGCTGTCCGTCCTCACCTTCGACGGACTCGACGAGGCCGTGGCCCTGGCCAACGCCACCGAGTACGGTCTGGCGGCCGGGGTGTGGACGTCGGACCTGTCCACGGCCCACAAGGTCTCCCGCGCCCTCAGGGCGGGGACGGTGTGGGTGAACTGCTACGAGGAGGGCGACCTCACCGTTCCGTTCGGCGGGATGAAGCAGTCCGGCAACGGCCGGGACAAGTCCGCGCACGCCCTGGAGAAGTACACCGAACTCAAGACGACCTGGATCCAGCTGTGA
- a CDS encoding fumarylacetoacetate hydrolase family protein, with product MPEYRRILLDGAAVETVRDGDELVAGDGRRVKADDARHLPPVVPSKIIAVHLNHRSRVEEFQTRLTPAPTYFHKPTSSLNSHGGAIVRPEGCTWLNYEGEVAIVIGRTCRNISPDEAGAYIAGYTVANDYGLHDFRDTDAGSMLRVKGSDTLCPLGPGLVTDWDFHGKYLRTYVNGEVVQDGSTDEMEWDMHYLVADIARTITLYPGDVLLSGTPANSRPVRPGDLVEVEVEGLGRLTNRIVTGPTAIRTDVGAQPTESEEVLSTALGGDWEFRGVRAPRR from the coding sequence ATGCCCGAGTACCGTCGCATCCTCCTCGACGGGGCCGCCGTCGAGACCGTCCGTGACGGCGACGAGCTGGTCGCGGGCGACGGCCGCCGCGTCAAGGCGGACGACGCCCGGCACCTGCCCCCGGTCGTACCCTCGAAGATCATCGCGGTCCACCTCAACCACCGCAGCCGGGTGGAGGAGTTCCAAACCCGGCTGACCCCGGCGCCGACGTACTTCCACAAGCCCACCTCTTCCCTCAACTCCCACGGCGGCGCGATCGTCCGCCCGGAGGGCTGCACCTGGCTCAACTACGAGGGAGAGGTGGCCATCGTCATCGGCAGGACCTGCCGCAACATCTCCCCGGACGAGGCGGGGGCGTACATCGCCGGGTACACCGTCGCCAACGACTACGGTCTGCACGACTTCCGGGACACCGACGCCGGTTCCATGCTGCGCGTCAAGGGTTCCGACACCCTCTGCCCGCTCGGCCCCGGCCTGGTCACCGACTGGGACTTCCACGGCAAGTACCTGCGCACCTACGTCAACGGCGAGGTGGTGCAGGACGGTTCGACCGACGAGATGGAGTGGGACATGCACTATCTCGTCGCGGACATCGCCCGCACCATCACCCTGTACCCGGGCGACGTGCTGCTGTCCGGCACACCGGCCAACTCGCGCCCCGTGCGGCCCGGCGACCTCGTCGAGGTGGAGGTCGAGGGTCTGGGCCGGCTGACCAACCGGATCGTCACCGGACCCACCGCGATCCGTACGGACGTCGGGGCGCAGCCCACCGAGTCCGAGGAGGTCCTGTCCACCGCGCTGGGCGGCGACTGGGAGTTCCGCGGTGTCAGAGCGCCCAGGCGCTGA
- a CDS encoding 3,4-dihydroxyphenylacetate 2,3-dioxygenase: protein MGEIVGAGLLAHVPTIVLPRKTRLELNDGKEVTLVTGLNQLREDVFETADYDTVVVLDSHWATTVEFVVTAQSRRAGLFTSEELPRGMCRMPYDFPGDPELAHNIASFADKHGTWITAIDDTYLPIYYATLNLWQFLGKGLPDKRWVSIGVCQTGDTEDHLRLGRALADGIAATPGRKVLLIASGALSHTFWPLRQLRDRESSDPANIFTPEARAADAERIAWFKEGRHDKVLRTMDEFSVYRPEAKFFHYLMAAGALGGEACVAKGRQYGEYENSIGTGQVHLWFDRPAGGWAGTPGPRPGDDPHQHAAPHAEQES from the coding sequence ATGGGTGAGATCGTCGGGGCGGGCCTGCTGGCCCACGTGCCCACCATCGTGCTGCCGCGGAAGACCCGGCTGGAACTCAACGACGGCAAGGAGGTCACCCTCGTCACCGGGCTGAACCAGCTCCGCGAGGACGTCTTCGAGACCGCGGACTACGACACCGTCGTGGTCCTCGACTCCCACTGGGCCACCACCGTCGAGTTCGTCGTCACCGCGCAGTCCCGGCGCGCGGGGCTCTTCACCTCGGAGGAGCTGCCGCGCGGCATGTGCCGGATGCCGTACGACTTCCCCGGTGATCCCGAACTCGCCCACAACATCGCCTCGTTCGCCGACAAACACGGCACCTGGATCACCGCGATCGACGACACGTATCTGCCGATCTACTACGCCACCCTCAATCTGTGGCAGTTCCTCGGCAAGGGGCTGCCGGACAAGCGGTGGGTGTCGATCGGCGTGTGCCAGACCGGCGACACGGAGGACCATCTGCGGCTGGGGCGCGCGCTCGCCGACGGCATCGCGGCCACTCCCGGCCGCAAGGTGCTGCTCATCGCCTCGGGCGCGCTGTCGCACACCTTCTGGCCGCTGCGCCAGTTGCGCGACCGTGAGTCCAGCGACCCGGCCAACATCTTCACCCCCGAGGCGCGCGCGGCCGACGCCGAGCGCATCGCCTGGTTCAAGGAGGGCCGCCACGACAAGGTCCTGCGCACCATGGACGAGTTCTCGGTGTACCGGCCCGAGGCGAAGTTCTTCCACTATCTGATGGCCGCGGGCGCCCTGGGCGGTGAGGCGTGCGTCGCGAAGGGCCGCCAGTACGGCGAGTACGAGAACTCGATCGGCACCGGTCAGGTCCACCTCTGGTTCGACCGGCCCGCCGGAGGATGGGCCGGAACCCCCGGGCCCCGTCCCGGCGATGATCCGCACCAGCACGCCGCCCCGCACGCAGAGCAGGAGTCCTGA